A genomic region of Desulfuromonas sp. TF contains the following coding sequences:
- a CDS encoding polymer-forming cytoskeletal protein — translation MFNRKDKGTMRKETPIEKGDIKAFLGPGSQFEGKLVFDEIVRLDGTFRGEVTSRDTLIVGEAADIQAEVTVGTLVLSGRFKGNIKASKKVELRAPAQVEGSIETPVLSVEEGVQLNGTLTMKKEAAPAEKKAVAR, via the coding sequence CAGGAAGGACAAGGGAACGATGCGCAAAGAGACTCCCATTGAGAAGGGTGACATCAAGGCTTTCCTGGGCCCCGGCAGCCAGTTCGAAGGGAAGCTGGTATTCGACGAAATCGTCCGTCTGGATGGAACGTTCCGCGGCGAAGTAACTTCCCGCGACACCCTGATCGTGGGTGAGGCCGCTGACATCCAGGCGGAGGTGACGGTGGGTACCCTTGTTTTAAGCGGGCGCTTCAAGGGTAACATCAAGGCCAGCAAAAAAGTCGAGCTGCGGGCGCCCGCACAGGTGGAGGGGAGCATCGAAACCCCGGTTCTATCGGTGGAGGAGGGTGTTCAGCTCAATGGCACCTTGACCATGAAGAAGGAAGCTGCGCCTGCTGAAAAGAAGGCCGTGGCACGCTGA